From Solanum lycopersicum chromosome 8, SLM_r2.1, the proteins below share one genomic window:
- the LOC101244404 gene encoding TATA-binding protein-associated factor BTAF1 isoform X2 — protein MDVNEMIRDEDLIMQRANSPGNGVAAQYYSSRPVGNIRQYVANMVPSVRSRRPSARELNLLKRKAKISSKDQTKGWNKDGDTEAPQAQDIISPRGMCPDMSSSNKLLGENISDEDGLEYDGDKIWPFQSFVEQLILDMFDPLWEVRHGSVMAMREILTHQGANAGVIIPDLSCDSALNIKIKERVNENTVKRERPIDLNMQVPPDELESVSKKLKVEPEDAAFLPMDTMVCTSTDGDPGGVSVKVEDVGLSLAVDQTNGEVSSGSVKFETQSHLSGGILGNDMSDEKRVGVDKTPMEKMGVLENLPENCELMNLVRLARHSWLKNCEFLQDCAIRFLCVLSLERFGDYVSDQVVAPVRETCAQALGAVLKYMHPTLVHETLNILLQMQRRPEWEIRHGSLLGIKYLVAVRQEMLPELLGCVLPACKAGLEDPDDDVRAVAADALLPTAGSVVALNGQLLHSIIMLLWDILLDLDDLSPSTSSVMNLLAEIYSQEQMIPKTFGEKKKFDLNEIDRQDYLGEGTWSSENPYMLSTLAPRLWPFMRHSITSVRYSAIRTLERLLEAEYKRSIAESSSSFWPSFILGDTLRIVFQNLLLESNEEIVQCSGRVWRILLQCPVEDLEDASKAYFPSWLELATTPYGSSLDTAKMFWPVALPRKSHFKAAAKMRAVKPENDSLKSICSDSGEGTTVLEKSGEASTSSGKIMVGADVDMSVTYTRVVTATVLGILASRLREGYLQFFVDPLWKALTSLSGVQRQVASMVLISWFKELKTRNISDMDGVIAGISSKFRSWLLDLLACTNPAFPTKDSLLPYIELSRTYDKMRNEARQLYHATDLSEMLKDLLSSTPVDLDNLSADDAITFASKLQFSSINTTGEEPVERNSLDELETFKQRLLTTSGYLKCVQNNLHVTVSSLLAAAVVWMNELPVKLNPIILPLMASIKREQEEILQSKAAEALAELIYRCMGRKPGPNDKLIKNLCCLTCMDPCETPQAGILNSIEIIEEQDLLSSGSSSHRHKSKVHMLSPGEDRSKVEGFISRRGSELALKFLCEKLGGSLFEKLPKLWDCVVEVLKPCSLEGMTAEDERLLSQAIELVKDPQNLINNIQVVRSIAPMLDETLRPKLLTLLPCIFRCVRYSHIAVRLAASRCITTMAKSMTLDVMGSVIENVVPMLGDITSVHSKQGAGMLVSLLVQGLGIELVPYAPLLVVPLLRCMSDSDHSVRQSVTHSFATLVPLLPLARGVSPPVGLSEHLSRSQEDVKFLEQLIDNSHIDDYKLSTELKVTLRRYQQEGINWLAFLKRFNLHGILCDDMGLGKTLQASAIVASDLAEHIALNSSQDLPPSLIICPSTLVGHWVYEIEKFIDGSLLTTLQYVGSAQERSSLRSQFNQHNVIVTSYDVIRKDVDHLRQLFWNYCILDEGHIIKNSKSKITVAVKQLKAQHRLILSGTPIQNNVLDLWSLFDFLMPGFLGTERQFHASYGKPLLAARDPKCAAKDAEAGVLAMEALHKQVMPFLLRRTKDEVLSDLPEKIIQDRYCDLSPVQLKLYEQFSGSHVRQEISSMVKHNESDESQKKDLPKASSHVFQALQYLLKLCSHPLLVFGERVSESLSSVVSELFSPGSDIVSELHQLQHSPKLVALQEILSECGIGVDSGSEGTICVGQHRVLIFAQHKALLDIIERDLFQNHMKNVTYLRLDGSVEPEKRFDIVKAFNSDPTIDVLLLTTHVGGLGLNLTSADTLVFMEHDWNPMRDHQAMDRAHRLGQRKVVNVHRLIMRGTLEEKVMSLQRFKVSVANAVINSENASLKTMNTDQLLDLFTSAESKKGASRSKRTDEKSDVDSILPRSGKGLKAILGGLEELWDQSQYTEEYNLGQFLAKLNG, from the exons ATGGATGTCAATGAAATGATAAGGGATGAGGACCTGATCATGCAGAGAGCTAATTCTCCAGGAAATGGTGTTGCTGCTCAATATTATTCATCTAGACCCGTTGGCAATATCCGGCAATATGTTGCAAATATGGTACCAAGTGTCAGATCTCGGAGGCCAAGTGCACGAGAACTAAATCTTTTGAAGCGGAAAGCAAAAATAAGCTCAAAGGACCAAACAAAAGGATGGAATAAGGATGGAGATACAGAAGCTCCACAAGCACAAGATATAATATCTCCTAGGGGCATGTGTCCTGACATGTCGAGCTCTAATAAG CTACTTGGTGAAAACATCTCTGATGAAGATGGTCTAGAGTATGATGGAGATAAGATTTGGCCATTTCAGAGTTTTGTTGAGCAACTcatccttgatatgtttgatccTC TATGGGAGGTTCGTCATGGCAGTGTCATGGCTATGAGAGAGATCTTAACTCATCAAGGGGCTAATGCAGGAGTTATCATTCCAGACTTGTCATGTGATAGtgcattaaatattaaaataaaagagagggTAAACGAGAATACTGTCAAAAGGGAGAGGCCAATTGATCTTAATATGCAAGTTCCACCTGATGAGTTGGAGTCAGTTTCCAAGAAACTGAAGGTTGAACCTGAAGATGCAGCTTTCTTGCCGATGGATACCATGGTCTGTACTAGCACGGATGGTGATCCTGGTGGTGTTAGTGTAAAAGTGGAAGATGTTGGATTGAGTTTGGCTGTTGACCAGACAAATGGTGAAGTTAGCAGTGGTTCTGTTAAGTTCGAGACTCAATCTCATCTTAGTGGTGGAATCCTGGGTAATGATATGTCAGATGAGAAACGAGTTGGCGTGGATAAGACTCCAATGGAAAAGATGGGCGTTCTAGAAAACCTTCCCGAGAATTGTGAGCTGATGAACTTGGTTAGATTGGCTAGGCATTCTTGGCTCAAGAATTGTGAATTTCTTCAGGATTGTGCTATTCGTTTCCTATGTGTCTTATCATTGGAACG TTTTGGAGACTATGTATCGGATCAAGTTGTGGCTCCTGTTCGTGAGACTTGTGCACAAGCTTTGGGTGCTGTGCTTAAGTACATGCATCCTACTCTAGTTCATGAGACACTGAATATCTTGCTACAGATGCAG CGTAGACCGGAATGGGAGATTCGCCATGGGAGTCTTTTGGGGATCAAATACCTAGTTGCCGTTCGGCAG GAAATGCTTCCTGAGTTGCTTGGCTGTGTTCTCCCGGCATGTAAAGCTGGGCTTGAAGATCCTGATGATGACGTGAGAGCTGTTGCAGCAGATGCTTTATTACCCACTGCAGGGTCTGTTGTTGCATTAAATGGTCAGCTGTTGCATTCTATAATCATGTTGCTTTGGGATATTTTGCTTGACTTGGATGATCTCAGTCCATCTACAAGCAG TGTGATGAATCTGTTGGCAGAGATCTACTCCCAAGAGCAAATGATTCCCAAAACTTTTggggagaaaaaaaaatttgatctcAATGAAATTGATCGCCAAGATTACCTTGGGGAAGGGACATGGTCTTCAGAAAATCCTTACATGTTATCAACATTGGCGCCAAGATTATGGCCTTTCATGAGACATAGTATCACTTCAGTCCGTTATTCAGCTATCCGGACTCTT GAGCGATTGCTTGAAGCCGAATATAAGAGGAGCATTGCTGAGTCATCCAGCTCTTTCTGGCCTTCATTTATTTTGGGTGATACTCTCAGGATTGTTTTTCAGAATTTGCTGCTTGAATCAAATGAGGAGATCGTGCAGTGCTCAGGCAGGGTTTGGAGGATCCTTCTCCAG TGCCCAGTGGAAGACTTAGAAGATGCTTCGAAGGCATATTTTCCGTCCTGGTTGGAGTTAGCAACTACTCCATATGGTTCATCATTGGATACTGCAAAAATGTTTTGGCCTGTAGCGCTTCCTCGAAAAAGCCACTTCAAAGCAGCTGCAAAGATGCGAGCTGTGAAACCAGAaaacgattccctcaaaagcATATGCTCAGATTCAGGTGAAGGCACTACTGTGCTGGAGAAAAGTGGAGAGGCTTCCACTAGCAGCGGAAAGATTATGGTGGGTGCTGATGTCGACATGTCGGTCACATATACACGCGTTGTTACTGCCACAGTCTTGGGCATTTTAGCTTCTAGGTTGCGTGAAGGTTATTTGCAATTTTTTGTTGACCCCTTGTGGAAGGCGCTTACCTCTCTATCTGGAGTTCAACGACAG GTAGCTTCAATGGTGCTTATTTCTTGGTTTAAAGAACTGAAGACCAGGAACATTTCTGATATGGATGGGGTCATCGCTGGCATCTCAAGTAAATTTAGGAGCTGGTTGTTGGATTTGCTAGCCTGCACTAATCCAGCGTTTCCTACGAAAGATTCTCTTCTTCCTTACATTGAACTCTCAAGAACATATGATAAAATGCGTAATGAAGCTCGTCAACTGTACCATGCGACGGATTTATCTGAAATGCTTAAAGATTTGTTATCATCTACCCCAGTTGACTTGGATAATCTCAGCGCAGATGATGCAATTACTTTTGCATCTAAACTTCAGTTTTCAAGTATTAATACTACAGGAGAGGAACCTGTTGAGCGGAACAGTCTGGACGAACTAGAAACATTCAAACAGAGGCTTTTGACCACTTCTGGGTATTTGAAATGCGTCCAG AATAATTTGCATGTTACTGTCTCTTCTTTACTGGCTGCTGCTGTTGTCTGGATGAATGAACTTCCCGTGAAATTGAATCCAATTATATTACCTTTGATGGCTTCTATTAAGAGAGAACAG GAGGAGATATTACAAAGTAAGGCGGCTGAGGCTCTTGCAGAGCTTATCTATCGTTGTATGGGACGGAAGCCTGGACCAAATGATAAGTTAATTAAGAACCTATGTTGTTTGACATGCATGGATCCTTGCGAGACACCTCAAGCTGGAATTTTGAATTCTATAGAAATAATTGAAGAGCAGGATCTTCTATCCTCGGGAAGTAGCAGTCATAGACATAAATCAAAAGTTCATATGCTCTCCCCTGGTGAAGACCGTTCAAAGGTTGAGGGATTCATCAGTAGACGTGGATCTGAACTTGCCTTGAAGTTCTTATGTGAAAAATTGGGTGGATCTTTGTTTGAGAAGCTTCCCAAGCTGTGGGACTGCGTAGTGGAAGTTCTTAAGCCTTGTAGTCTTGAAGGCATGACTGCAGAAGATGAAAGACTTCTTTCTCAAGCTATTGAGTTGGTCAAGGATCCTCAGAACTTGATTAACAATATCCAG GTGGTCCGTTCCATTGCACCGATGCTGGATGAGACATTAAGACCGAAACTCCTCACTCTCCTACCATGCATTTTCAGATGTGTTCGTTATTCACATATTGCCGTGAGATTAGCTGCATCTAGATGTATTACAACCATGGCCAAGTCAATGACATTGGATGTGATGGGCTCAGTTATTGAGAATGTGGTTCCTATGTTAGGTGACATTACATCTGTACATTCTAAACAAGGAGCTGGCATGCTTGTCAGTTTGCTTGTCCAGGGACTTGGTATCGAGTTGGTTCCATATGCTCCCCTATTAGTAGTTCCCCTTCTGAGGTGTATGAGTGACTCAGATCATTCTGTCAGACAGAGTGTGACACATAGTTTTGCCACCCTTGTGCCTCTACTTCCATTAGCACGTGGTGTTTCTCCTCCTGTTGGTCTTAGTGAACACCTATCAAGAAGTCAAGAAGATGTTAAATTTTTGGAGCAGCTAATTGACAACTCTCACATAGACGATTACAAGCTCTCAACTGAACTAAAGGTGACATTGAGAAG GTACCAACAAGAAGGTATAAATTGGTTGGCATTTTTGAAGCGCTTTAATCTTCACGGAATATTATGTGATGACATGGGCCTTGGTAAGACCCTTCAAGCATCAGCAATTGTGGCATCTGATTTAGCAGAGCACATTGCTCTAAATAGTTCCCAGGATCTACCTCCATCCTTGATAATATGCCCTTCAACCCTTGTTGGCCACTGGGTTTATGAAATAGAGAAGTTTATTGATGGTTCTTTGCTTACCACCCTCCAGTATGTTGGTTCTGCTCAAGAACGCAGTTCTCTACGGTCTCAGTTTAATCAGCATAATGTTATTGTGACATCATATGATGTTATCCGCAAAGATGTTGATCATCTTAGACAACTATTTTGGAACTATTGCATTCTAGATGAGGGACATATTATAAAGAATTCTAAGTCTAAAATAACGGTAGCTGTTAAACAATTGAAGGCACAACACCGCCTCATTCTGAGTGGAACACCAATACAG AATAATGTGTTGGATCTGTGGTCACTCTTCGACTTTCTTATGCCAGGGTTTCTTGGAACTGAAAGACAA TTCCATGCCTCCTACGGTAAACCACTACTAGCTGCCCGGGATCCCAAATGTGCAGCCAAGGATGCTGAAGCAGGTGTGCTTGCTATGGAAGCATTGCACAAGCAG GTGATGCCTTTTCTCCTTCGCCGGACTAAAGATGAAGTCTTATCTGATCTGCCAGAGAAAATTATTCAGGATAGATACTGTGACCTGAGTCCTGTTCAGCTAAAACTCTATGAACAATTTTCTGGTTCACATGTAAGACAAGAAATTTCCAGCATGGTGAAGCACAATGAATCAGATGAGAGCCAAAAAAAAGATTTACCAAAAGCATCTTCTCATGTATTCCAG GCACTTCAGTACTTGCTTAAACTTTGTAGTCATCCTCTGCTTGTGTTTGGGGAGAGAGTTTCAGAATCTCTCTCATCTGTTGTGTCAGAGCTCTTCTCTCCTGGTTCTGACATTGTTTCAGAACTCCATCAACTCCAACACTCTCCCAAACTAGTTGCCTTGCAGGAGATCCTTTCAGAGTGTGGAATTGGTGTTGATTCAGGTTCTGAAGGCACTATTTGTGTGGGACAGCACAGAGTCCTGATATTTGCACAACATAAG GCCTTGTTGGACATCATTGAGAGAGACCTGTTTCAAAATCATATGAAGAA TGTTACTTACTTGAGGCTGGATGGATCAGTTGAACCAGAAAAGCGCTTTGACATTGTTAAAGCCTTCAATTCGGATCCTACTATAGATGTTTTATTGCTTACTACACATG TTGGTGGGCTTGGTTTGAACCTGACATCAGCTGATACCCTTGTGTTCATGGAGCATGACTGGAATCCAATGCGAGATCACCAG GCTATGGATCGAGCTCACAGGTTGGGCCAGCGAAAAGTTGTGAATGTGCATCGTCTCATTATGCGAGGAACCTTGGAAGAAAAAGTAATGAGTCTCCAAAGGTTCAAAGTGTCTGTTGCCAATGCAGTGATCAATTCAGAGAATGCAAGTTTGAAAACGATGAATACAGACCAGTTACTTGATCTATTTACTTCGGCTGAAAGCAAAAAG GGAGCCAGTAGATCCAAAAGAACTGATGAAAAATCTGACGTGGACTCAATCTTGCCACGTAGTGGAAAGGGATTGAAAGCCATTCTCGGAGGATTGGAGGAGCTTTGGGATCAGTCACAATACACAGAGGAGTATAACCTGGGTCAGTTCTTAGCTAAGCTTAATGGATAA